In Scatophagus argus isolate fScaArg1 chromosome 5, fScaArg1.pri, whole genome shotgun sequence, a genomic segment contains:
- the zgc:152863 gene encoding sushi domain-containing protein 6 isoform X4 produces the protein MSGSVVYPWPCGPVSLVCGLLLVASSPLLTAGRLSNCSHPLVPEHGGFRCEPSPCRGFPHKTSIHLFCEPGYHVSNKVRVYRCRHGKWQPPIPACIPIKGGPNMSSDGGESDSMPSMATTAVGVSIFLLTTTACLVVKSRLYPCQSHSSRRSSDQLDLMVDGLPVSLPSYEEAVYGSWGQRLPACSAPGPTQLLLAQEAPGCHQPSESDGSQRPLLSGQSPDNPPPPYEEVQSSRLRDRLSDGDIRQLHVALSDDKDT, from the exons ATGTCTGGGTCGGTCGTGTATCCGTGGCCGTGTGGACCCGTCAGTCTGGTCTGTGGACTCCTCCTCGTGGCGTCCTCACCGCTCCTCACCGCAG GCCGACTGAGCAACTGCAGCCACCCTCTGGTGCCGGAACATGGAGGCTTCCGCTGCGAGCCGTCCCCGTGTCGAGGTTTCCCCCACAAGACCTCCATCCATTTGTTCTGTGAGCCCGGATACCACGTCAGCAACAAGGTGCGCGTGTACAGGTGCCGCCACGGGAAGTGGCAGCCTCCGATACCTGCCTGCATCCCAATCAAAG gggGTCCTAACATGAGCTCTGATGGCGGAGAGAGCGACTCGATGCCCAGCATGGCCACGACGGCGGTGGGCGTGTCCATCTTCCTGCTCACCACCACCGCCTGCCTGGTGGTCAAGTCCCGCCTCTACCCCTGTCAGTCACACAG CAGCCGTCGCTCCTCAGACCAGCTGGACCTGATGGTGGACGGACTCCccgtctctctcccctcctatGAGGAGGCGGTGTACGGCAGCTGGGGCCAGCGCCTCCCCGCCTGCTCGGCACCCGGACCCACCCAGCTCCTGCTGGCTCAGGAGGCCCCCGGCTGCCACCAGCCATCTGAGTCGGACGGCAGCCAGCGCCCCCTCCTGTCGGGCCAAAGCCCTGACAACCCCCCGCCCCCATACGAGGAGGTCCAGTCATCACGTCTCAGGGACAGGCTGAGCGACGGAGACATCCGGCAGCTGCACGTCGCACTTTCAGATGACAAAGACACCTGA
- the hif1al gene encoding hypoxia inducible factor 1 subunit alpha, like isoform X1, with product MEEKEKSVAVKRTSSEQRKLRSRDAARYRRSQETEVFYELAHTLPLPRRVSTHLDKSAIMRVSLSFLWMRRLLRPEGGSQKEESAEEEEEDPMDAFYPQVLAGFIMVMTEEGDMIYLTENVSRHIGITQLELLGQSIYDFVHPCDQEELRDLLTPRPGSSKKQTGQPSERNFFLRMKSTLTSRGRTVNIKSASWKVLHCTGHVRPFGGSSRSPPAARVMTLLCEPIPHPSCVEFPLDTCTFLTRHSMDLRFTHCEGRVTELVGYKPDDLIGRSAYEFHHALDSDRINKSLHTLLSKGQVNTSHYRFLVNSGGFVWAETQATVLYSSKTSQPEAVVCLNFILSAVEQPDVVFSVEQIRHGQAEPRSPEPAPEDCGSPDIHGSDPDSERLTSSSQGEDVDLDQSSAAELFFKLKDKPWELLQLAPEAGDVIVPLTDFAELSFFSPSSLNSVPDHPQDLCTPQLRQLLLPIFNPIAPPSSISPPPSSPDPEPSSCEEEEEVVMDTSEVEKFFAVWPEDGQNKGETQKDIEGMDLEMLAPYISMDDDFQLTFLSSLPEDADKPPPSSSEASAVTPAVTVSRKRTHNPEEETSSQLTIQDKRQKQQASSLEEELLLSHRLLDCLDETDQSDLILDPGPGGRSQLLTDKDPLLGGIQGLCDTAALMKDFFVPRPPDLSPPLSPLT from the exons GACCAGTTCGGAGCAGAGGAAGCTGCGTTCTCGCGATGCAGCCAGGTATCGGCGGAGTCAGGAGACGGAGGTGTTTTATGAGCTCGCCCACACTCTGCCGCTCCCCCGTCGAGTCTCCACCCACCTGGACAAATCCGCCATCATGAGAGTCTCCCTCAGCTTCCTGTGGATGCGCCGCCTCCTTCGACCTG AAGGTGGCAGTCAGAAGGAAGAGTCtgccgaggaagaggaggaagatccGATGGATGCGTTCTACCCTCAGGTGCTCGCTGGCTTCATCATGGTGATGACGGAGGAGGGGGACATGATCTACCTGACGGAGAACGTCAGCAGACACATCGGCATCACACAG CTGGAGCTGCTCGGTCAGAGTATTTATGACTTTGTTCATCCCTGTGATCAGGAGGAGCTCAGAGACCTGCTGACTCCCCGTCCAG GTTCGAGTAAGAAACAGACAGGACAGCCCAGCGAGAGGAACTTCTTCCTGCGAATGAAGAGCACtctgaccagcagggggcgcacCGTCAACATCAAGTCTGCTTCCTGGAAG GTGCTCCACTGTACAGGTCACGTGCGTCCGTTTGGCGGCAGCTCAAGGTCGCCCCCTGCAGCCAGAGTGATGACTCTGCTGTGTGAGCCCATCCCTCACCCGTCCTGTGTGGAGTTCCCCCTGGACACGTGCACCTTCCTCACCCGCCACAGCATGGACCTGCGCTTCACACACTGCGAGGGCAG GGTGACCGAGTTGGTGGGATACAAACCTGACGATCTGATTGGCCGCTCGGCCTACGAGTTTCATCACGCGCTCGACTCCGACCGCATCAACAAGAGCCTACACACAC TGCTGTCCAAAGGTCAGGTGAACACCAGCCACTACCGTTTCCTGGTGAACAGCGGCGGCTTCGTCTGGGCCGAGACGCAGGCGACCGTCCTCTACAGCAGCAAGACGTCGCAGCCCGAGGCTGTCGTATGCCTCAACTTCATCCTCAG TGCCGTGGAGCAGCCGGACGTCGTCTTCTCCGTCGAGCAGATCCGTCACGGTCAGGCTGAGCCCCGCTCACCGGAGCCTGCACCGGAGGACTGTGGGTCTCCTGACATCCATGGCTCTGACCCTGACAGCGAACGTCTCACCAGCTCCAGCCAGGGCGAGGATGTGGATTTGGATCAGAGCAGCGCTGCAGAGCTCTTCTTCAAACTGAAGGACAAGCCTTGGGAGCTTCTCCAGCTGGCTCCTGAGGCTGGAGACGTCATCGTGCCGCTGACAG ATTTTGCTGAGCTGTCGTTCTTCAGTCCATCCAGTCTAAACTCGGTGCCGGACCATCCGCAGGATCTGTGTACCCCACAGCTGCGACAGCTCCTCTTGCCCATCTTCAACCCCATCGCTCCGCCCTCATCGATATCACCACCACCCTCGTCGCCTGACCCCGAGCCG AGCtcctgtgaggaggaggaggaggtggtgatggACACCAGCGAGGTGGAGAAGTTCTTTGCCGTTTGGCCAGAAGATGGTCAGAACAAAGGAGAAACACAGAAG GACATAGAGGGGATGGACCTGGAGATGCTGGCTCCTTACATCTCTATGGACGATGACTTCCAGCTGACCTTCCTCAGCAGTTTGCCCGAGGACGCCGACAAACCTCCGCCCTCTTCGTCTGAAGCCTCAGCCGTGACGCCTGCAGTCACAGTGAGCAGGAAACG GACTCACAACCCAGAGGAGGAGACATCGTCCCAGCTGACCATTCAggacaagagacagaaacagcaggCTTCCTCATTAGAAGAGGAACTTCTCCTCAGCCACAGATTACTA GACTGTCTGGACGAAACCGACCAATCAGATTTGATCCTGGACCCTGGACCGGGAGGGCGGAGTCAGCTGCTCACAGACAAAGACCCACTTTTAGGAGGCATACAGGGACTCTGTGACACTGCAG ctctgaTGAAGGACTTTTTCGTACCTCGCCCACCTGACCTGTCGCCGCCTCTCTCGCCTTTGACCTGA
- the zgc:152863 gene encoding sushi domain-containing protein 6 isoform X1, with protein MRAPPAACLSWDFPRGRVCRKSGLMSGSVVYPWPCGPVSLVCGLLLVASSPLLTAGRLSNCSHPLVPEHGGFRCEPSPCRGFPHKTSIHLFCEPGYHVSNKVRVYRCRHGKWQPPIPACIPIKGGPNMSSDGGESDSMPSMATTAVGVSIFLLTTTACLVVKSRLYPCQSHSSRRSSDQLDLMVDGLPVSLPSYEEAVYGSWGQRLPACSAPGPTQLLLAQEAPGCHQPSESDGSQRPLLSGQSPDNPPPPYEEVQSSRLRDRLSDGDIRQLHVALSDDKDT; from the exons ATGCGGGCGCCTCCTGCGGCGTGTTTGTCGTGGGATTTTCCTCGCGGACGCGTCTGTag GAAGTCCGGTTTGATGTCTGGGTCGGTCGTGTATCCGTGGCCGTGTGGACCCGTCAGTCTGGTCTGTGGACTCCTCCTCGTGGCGTCCTCACCGCTCCTCACCGCAG GCCGACTGAGCAACTGCAGCCACCCTCTGGTGCCGGAACATGGAGGCTTCCGCTGCGAGCCGTCCCCGTGTCGAGGTTTCCCCCACAAGACCTCCATCCATTTGTTCTGTGAGCCCGGATACCACGTCAGCAACAAGGTGCGCGTGTACAGGTGCCGCCACGGGAAGTGGCAGCCTCCGATACCTGCCTGCATCCCAATCAAAG gggGTCCTAACATGAGCTCTGATGGCGGAGAGAGCGACTCGATGCCCAGCATGGCCACGACGGCGGTGGGCGTGTCCATCTTCCTGCTCACCACCACCGCCTGCCTGGTGGTCAAGTCCCGCCTCTACCCCTGTCAGTCACACAG CAGCCGTCGCTCCTCAGACCAGCTGGACCTGATGGTGGACGGACTCCccgtctctctcccctcctatGAGGAGGCGGTGTACGGCAGCTGGGGCCAGCGCCTCCCCGCCTGCTCGGCACCCGGACCCACCCAGCTCCTGCTGGCTCAGGAGGCCCCCGGCTGCCACCAGCCATCTGAGTCGGACGGCAGCCAGCGCCCCCTCCTGTCGGGCCAAAGCCCTGACAACCCCCCGCCCCCATACGAGGAGGTCCAGTCATCACGTCTCAGGGACAGGCTGAGCGACGGAGACATCCGGCAGCTGCACGTCGCACTTTCAGATGACAAAGACACCTGA
- the zgc:152863 gene encoding sushi domain-containing protein 6 isoform X2 produces the protein MRAPPAACLSWDFPRGRVCRKSGLMSGSVVYPWPCGPVSLVCGLLLVASSPLLTAGRLSNCSHPLVPEHGGFRCEPSPCRGFPHKTSIHLFCEPGYHVSNKVRVYRCRHGKWQPPIPACIPIKGGPNMSSDGGESDSMPSMATTAVGVSIFLLTTTACLVVKSRLYPCQSHSRRSSDQLDLMVDGLPVSLPSYEEAVYGSWGQRLPACSAPGPTQLLLAQEAPGCHQPSESDGSQRPLLSGQSPDNPPPPYEEVQSSRLRDRLSDGDIRQLHVALSDDKDT, from the exons ATGCGGGCGCCTCCTGCGGCGTGTTTGTCGTGGGATTTTCCTCGCGGACGCGTCTGTag GAAGTCCGGTTTGATGTCTGGGTCGGTCGTGTATCCGTGGCCGTGTGGACCCGTCAGTCTGGTCTGTGGACTCCTCCTCGTGGCGTCCTCACCGCTCCTCACCGCAG GCCGACTGAGCAACTGCAGCCACCCTCTGGTGCCGGAACATGGAGGCTTCCGCTGCGAGCCGTCCCCGTGTCGAGGTTTCCCCCACAAGACCTCCATCCATTTGTTCTGTGAGCCCGGATACCACGTCAGCAACAAGGTGCGCGTGTACAGGTGCCGCCACGGGAAGTGGCAGCCTCCGATACCTGCCTGCATCCCAATCAAAG gggGTCCTAACATGAGCTCTGATGGCGGAGAGAGCGACTCGATGCCCAGCATGGCCACGACGGCGGTGGGCGTGTCCATCTTCCTGCTCACCACCACCGCCTGCCTGGTGGTCAAGTCCCGCCTCTACCCCTGTCAGTCACACAG CCGTCGCTCCTCAGACCAGCTGGACCTGATGGTGGACGGACTCCccgtctctctcccctcctatGAGGAGGCGGTGTACGGCAGCTGGGGCCAGCGCCTCCCCGCCTGCTCGGCACCCGGACCCACCCAGCTCCTGCTGGCTCAGGAGGCCCCCGGCTGCCACCAGCCATCTGAGTCGGACGGCAGCCAGCGCCCCCTCCTGTCGGGCCAAAGCCCTGACAACCCCCCGCCCCCATACGAGGAGGTCCAGTCATCACGTCTCAGGGACAGGCTGAGCGACGGAGACATCCGGCAGCTGCACGTCGCACTTTCAGATGACAAAGACACCTGA
- the zgc:152863 gene encoding sushi domain-containing protein 6 isoform X3: MKSGLMSGSVVYPWPCGPVSLVCGLLLVASSPLLTAGRLSNCSHPLVPEHGGFRCEPSPCRGFPHKTSIHLFCEPGYHVSNKVRVYRCRHGKWQPPIPACIPIKGGPNMSSDGGESDSMPSMATTAVGVSIFLLTTTACLVVKSRLYPCQSHSSRRSSDQLDLMVDGLPVSLPSYEEAVYGSWGQRLPACSAPGPTQLLLAQEAPGCHQPSESDGSQRPLLSGQSPDNPPPPYEEVQSSRLRDRLSDGDIRQLHVALSDDKDT, encoded by the exons at GAAGTCCGGTTTGATGTCTGGGTCGGTCGTGTATCCGTGGCCGTGTGGACCCGTCAGTCTGGTCTGTGGACTCCTCCTCGTGGCGTCCTCACCGCTCCTCACCGCAG GCCGACTGAGCAACTGCAGCCACCCTCTGGTGCCGGAACATGGAGGCTTCCGCTGCGAGCCGTCCCCGTGTCGAGGTTTCCCCCACAAGACCTCCATCCATTTGTTCTGTGAGCCCGGATACCACGTCAGCAACAAGGTGCGCGTGTACAGGTGCCGCCACGGGAAGTGGCAGCCTCCGATACCTGCCTGCATCCCAATCAAAG gggGTCCTAACATGAGCTCTGATGGCGGAGAGAGCGACTCGATGCCCAGCATGGCCACGACGGCGGTGGGCGTGTCCATCTTCCTGCTCACCACCACCGCCTGCCTGGTGGTCAAGTCCCGCCTCTACCCCTGTCAGTCACACAG CAGCCGTCGCTCCTCAGACCAGCTGGACCTGATGGTGGACGGACTCCccgtctctctcccctcctatGAGGAGGCGGTGTACGGCAGCTGGGGCCAGCGCCTCCCCGCCTGCTCGGCACCCGGACCCACCCAGCTCCTGCTGGCTCAGGAGGCCCCCGGCTGCCACCAGCCATCTGAGTCGGACGGCAGCCAGCGCCCCCTCCTGTCGGGCCAAAGCCCTGACAACCCCCCGCCCCCATACGAGGAGGTCCAGTCATCACGTCTCAGGGACAGGCTGAGCGACGGAGACATCCGGCAGCTGCACGTCGCACTTTCAGATGACAAAGACACCTGA
- the hif1al gene encoding hypoxia inducible factor 1 subunit alpha, like isoform X2 — protein sequence MQSMKSFTMTSSEQRKLRSRDAARYRRSQETEVFYELAHTLPLPRRVSTHLDKSAIMRVSLSFLWMRRLLRPEGGSQKEESAEEEEEDPMDAFYPQVLAGFIMVMTEEGDMIYLTENVSRHIGITQLELLGQSIYDFVHPCDQEELRDLLTPRPGSSKKQTGQPSERNFFLRMKSTLTSRGRTVNIKSASWKVLHCTGHVRPFGGSSRSPPAARVMTLLCEPIPHPSCVEFPLDTCTFLTRHSMDLRFTHCEGRVTELVGYKPDDLIGRSAYEFHHALDSDRINKSLHTLLSKGQVNTSHYRFLVNSGGFVWAETQATVLYSSKTSQPEAVVCLNFILSAVEQPDVVFSVEQIRHGQAEPRSPEPAPEDCGSPDIHGSDPDSERLTSSSQGEDVDLDQSSAAELFFKLKDKPWELLQLAPEAGDVIVPLTDFAELSFFSPSSLNSVPDHPQDLCTPQLRQLLLPIFNPIAPPSSISPPPSSPDPEPSSCEEEEEVVMDTSEVEKFFAVWPEDGQNKGETQKDIEGMDLEMLAPYISMDDDFQLTFLSSLPEDADKPPPSSSEASAVTPAVTVSRKRTHNPEEETSSQLTIQDKRQKQQASSLEEELLLSHRLLDCLDETDQSDLILDPGPGGRSQLLTDKDPLLGGIQGLCDTAALMKDFFVPRPPDLSPPLSPLT from the exons ATGCAGAGCATGAAGTCTTTTACCAT GACCAGTTCGGAGCAGAGGAAGCTGCGTTCTCGCGATGCAGCCAGGTATCGGCGGAGTCAGGAGACGGAGGTGTTTTATGAGCTCGCCCACACTCTGCCGCTCCCCCGTCGAGTCTCCACCCACCTGGACAAATCCGCCATCATGAGAGTCTCCCTCAGCTTCCTGTGGATGCGCCGCCTCCTTCGACCTG AAGGTGGCAGTCAGAAGGAAGAGTCtgccgaggaagaggaggaagatccGATGGATGCGTTCTACCCTCAGGTGCTCGCTGGCTTCATCATGGTGATGACGGAGGAGGGGGACATGATCTACCTGACGGAGAACGTCAGCAGACACATCGGCATCACACAG CTGGAGCTGCTCGGTCAGAGTATTTATGACTTTGTTCATCCCTGTGATCAGGAGGAGCTCAGAGACCTGCTGACTCCCCGTCCAG GTTCGAGTAAGAAACAGACAGGACAGCCCAGCGAGAGGAACTTCTTCCTGCGAATGAAGAGCACtctgaccagcagggggcgcacCGTCAACATCAAGTCTGCTTCCTGGAAG GTGCTCCACTGTACAGGTCACGTGCGTCCGTTTGGCGGCAGCTCAAGGTCGCCCCCTGCAGCCAGAGTGATGACTCTGCTGTGTGAGCCCATCCCTCACCCGTCCTGTGTGGAGTTCCCCCTGGACACGTGCACCTTCCTCACCCGCCACAGCATGGACCTGCGCTTCACACACTGCGAGGGCAG GGTGACCGAGTTGGTGGGATACAAACCTGACGATCTGATTGGCCGCTCGGCCTACGAGTTTCATCACGCGCTCGACTCCGACCGCATCAACAAGAGCCTACACACAC TGCTGTCCAAAGGTCAGGTGAACACCAGCCACTACCGTTTCCTGGTGAACAGCGGCGGCTTCGTCTGGGCCGAGACGCAGGCGACCGTCCTCTACAGCAGCAAGACGTCGCAGCCCGAGGCTGTCGTATGCCTCAACTTCATCCTCAG TGCCGTGGAGCAGCCGGACGTCGTCTTCTCCGTCGAGCAGATCCGTCACGGTCAGGCTGAGCCCCGCTCACCGGAGCCTGCACCGGAGGACTGTGGGTCTCCTGACATCCATGGCTCTGACCCTGACAGCGAACGTCTCACCAGCTCCAGCCAGGGCGAGGATGTGGATTTGGATCAGAGCAGCGCTGCAGAGCTCTTCTTCAAACTGAAGGACAAGCCTTGGGAGCTTCTCCAGCTGGCTCCTGAGGCTGGAGACGTCATCGTGCCGCTGACAG ATTTTGCTGAGCTGTCGTTCTTCAGTCCATCCAGTCTAAACTCGGTGCCGGACCATCCGCAGGATCTGTGTACCCCACAGCTGCGACAGCTCCTCTTGCCCATCTTCAACCCCATCGCTCCGCCCTCATCGATATCACCACCACCCTCGTCGCCTGACCCCGAGCCG AGCtcctgtgaggaggaggaggaggtggtgatggACACCAGCGAGGTGGAGAAGTTCTTTGCCGTTTGGCCAGAAGATGGTCAGAACAAAGGAGAAACACAGAAG GACATAGAGGGGATGGACCTGGAGATGCTGGCTCCTTACATCTCTATGGACGATGACTTCCAGCTGACCTTCCTCAGCAGTTTGCCCGAGGACGCCGACAAACCTCCGCCCTCTTCGTCTGAAGCCTCAGCCGTGACGCCTGCAGTCACAGTGAGCAGGAAACG GACTCACAACCCAGAGGAGGAGACATCGTCCCAGCTGACCATTCAggacaagagacagaaacagcaggCTTCCTCATTAGAAGAGGAACTTCTCCTCAGCCACAGATTACTA GACTGTCTGGACGAAACCGACCAATCAGATTTGATCCTGGACCCTGGACCGGGAGGGCGGAGTCAGCTGCTCACAGACAAAGACCCACTTTTAGGAGGCATACAGGGACTCTGTGACACTGCAG ctctgaTGAAGGACTTTTTCGTACCTCGCCCACCTGACCTGTCGCCGCCTCTCTCGCCTTTGACCTGA